In one window of Lewinella sp. 4G2 DNA:
- a CDS encoding trigger factor produces the protein MPNVSFEKTSDVLGKITVDMSKQELNEKINAELKKQRGKVSMKGFRKGKVPMSTLRKMMGNDILGQILDNEVRESLFGYIEENKIDLIFSPRPIEEEGTPMITASNVQDLSLKYEVAIEPEFSYEIPNEAIDYYVLDVPTEDIDKAVSSMLKRAGKSEELTEGAVGEDDVLSVTFTEAGPVEEKITNSTKLYLDALTDESKELFLGKEIGDTVTVADLSTLENDSTDTYVKKYFLDLEDVDTDITGKSFDVKIDGITRVTPSEMTTDFFKEYDPSGAVATEGELRDDIVAKQSAGFQQQADGMANFAIQKALVENTTMELPEEFMREVNKGEDTPYDLFERGVRWMLIRNKFAADEEIKLEYEDIKEEAVQALMQMLGGQRPDFLTDDFIESYVQRALQDEEQRNQLSSNAIEKKIMAALRDKVTLNEISVDADAFNDVIKQFNEENNPTPAAAEEE, from the coding sequence ATGCCTAACGTAAGTTTCGAAAAAACCAGCGACGTCCTCGGTAAGATCACCGTCGACATGTCAAAGCAAGAACTCAACGAGAAGATCAACGCCGAGCTGAAGAAGCAGCGGGGTAAGGTCAGCATGAAGGGTTTCCGGAAGGGGAAGGTCCCCATGTCCACCCTCCGTAAGATGATGGGTAACGACATCCTGGGCCAGATCCTCGATAACGAAGTACGCGAATCCCTCTTCGGCTACATCGAAGAGAACAAGATCGACCTGATCTTCAGCCCCCGCCCCATCGAGGAAGAGGGTACCCCGATGATCACCGCCTCCAACGTGCAGGACCTCTCCCTGAAGTACGAAGTGGCCATCGAACCGGAATTCAGCTACGAGATCCCCAATGAGGCGATTGATTACTACGTACTGGACGTCCCCACCGAAGATATCGACAAGGCCGTATCCAGTATGCTCAAGCGTGCCGGTAAGAGCGAGGAACTCACCGAAGGCGCCGTGGGCGAGGATGACGTACTGAGCGTCACCTTCACCGAAGCCGGCCCCGTGGAAGAGAAGATCACCAACTCCACCAAGTTGTACCTCGACGCGCTGACGGACGAATCCAAGGAACTCTTCCTCGGTAAGGAGATTGGCGACACCGTCACCGTTGCTGACCTCTCCACGCTGGAGAACGACAGCACCGATACCTACGTGAAGAAGTACTTCCTCGACCTGGAAGACGTGGACACCGACATCACCGGTAAGTCCTTCGACGTGAAGATCGACGGCATCACCCGCGTCACCCCATCAGAGATGACGACCGACTTCTTCAAGGAGTACGACCCCTCCGGCGCCGTCGCCACCGAAGGTGAACTGCGTGACGACATCGTTGCTAAGCAGTCCGCCGGCTTCCAGCAGCAGGCGGACGGAATGGCCAACTTCGCCATCCAGAAAGCCCTCGTGGAGAACACTACGATGGAGCTGCCCGAAGAATTCATGCGCGAAGTCAATAAGGGTGAAGACACCCCTTACGACCTCTTCGAGCGGGGCGTTCGCTGGATGCTCATCCGCAACAAGTTTGCCGCCGACGAAGAGATCAAGCTCGAGTACGAAGACATCAAGGAAGAAGCCGTCCAGGCCCTCATGCAGATGCTCGGTGGCCAGCGCCCCGATTTCCTGACGGACGACTTCATCGAAAGCTACGTCCAGCGCGCCCTCCAGGACGAAGAGCAACGGAACCAACTCTCCAGCAACGCCATCGAAAAGAAGATCATGGCCGCCCTACGCGATAAGGTGACCCTGAACGAGATCAGCGTTGACGCGGATGCGTTTAATGACGTGATCAAGCAATTTAATGAGGAGAATAACCCTACCCCGGCTGCCGCCGAGGAGGAGTAA
- the rpoN gene encoding RNA polymerase factor sigma-54: MIGQNFKQKQSQTASPRQIQLMELVQLPIGQLEARIKEELEKNPTLEEAPPEERERQEDRLERDGEGQAEERNSEYDDDYFQQYLEDDPTSYNQKSQRDEDYAAPGSYTADETSFLEHLENQLNAVEFETPLDRLIAQQIIGNLDGDGYLQRKLSAISDDLLIGANLDVPVKRIREVLAVVQTLEPIGIAARDLQECLLIQINHKVDNGDDIDDMRFADIVLAQRIIKEHFDLFSKKHYDKLIDKLGVDEDELRDALKEILRLNPKPASGLSGVAGGRGARTVVPDFVLTTQDGELKLSLTARNAPDLKVSDHYQEMLRDYREKQKASGKLTLAQKQAAGFIRQNIDSASWFIEAIQQRQQTLYSVMHAIMRYQEAFFRSGDVKDLRPMILKDIGAMTGLDISTVSRVANSKFVQTDYGTYGLREFFSEGMTNQEGEEVSTTEIKDVLKSIIDEENKRKPLADGTLQKELAKRGYEIARRTVAKYREQLGLPVARLRKEL; this comes from the coding sequence ATGATCGGACAAAACTTTAAGCAGAAGCAATCCCAGACGGCCAGCCCCCGCCAGATCCAGTTGATGGAGTTGGTGCAGCTACCCATCGGCCAACTGGAAGCCCGGATCAAGGAGGAACTGGAAAAGAACCCGACGCTGGAAGAAGCCCCGCCCGAAGAACGCGAGCGGCAGGAAGACCGCCTGGAACGAGACGGCGAAGGGCAAGCCGAGGAACGCAACTCTGAATACGACGACGATTACTTCCAGCAATACTTGGAGGACGACCCCACCAGCTACAACCAGAAGAGCCAGAGAGACGAGGACTACGCCGCCCCCGGTAGCTATACGGCGGACGAAACGAGCTTTCTCGAACACCTCGAGAACCAACTCAACGCCGTAGAATTCGAAACGCCGCTGGACCGCCTGATCGCCCAACAGATCATCGGTAACCTGGACGGGGACGGCTACCTCCAACGCAAGCTCTCCGCCATCTCGGATGACCTGCTCATTGGGGCCAACCTGGACGTACCCGTCAAGCGCATCCGTGAAGTGCTGGCCGTCGTCCAAACCCTGGAACCCATCGGGATTGCCGCCCGGGACCTGCAAGAGTGCCTCCTGATCCAAATCAACCACAAGGTGGATAATGGTGATGATATTGATGATATGCGGTTTGCGGACATCGTCCTCGCCCAACGCATCATCAAGGAGCACTTCGACCTTTTTTCTAAGAAGCACTACGATAAGCTCATCGACAAACTGGGCGTCGACGAGGATGAGCTGCGGGATGCCCTTAAAGAGATCCTTCGTCTCAACCCCAAACCCGCCAGCGGGCTCAGTGGGGTAGCCGGAGGGCGGGGAGCGCGCACCGTGGTACCGGATTTCGTTCTTACCACTCAGGATGGGGAGCTCAAGCTCAGCCTCACCGCCCGCAATGCTCCGGACCTGAAGGTGAGCGACCACTACCAGGAGATGTTGCGCGACTACCGCGAGAAACAAAAGGCCAGCGGCAAACTTACCCTGGCGCAGAAGCAGGCGGCGGGGTTCATCCGCCAGAATATTGACTCCGCCAGTTGGTTCATCGAAGCTATTCAGCAACGGCAGCAGACGCTTTATTCGGTCATGCACGCCATCATGCGCTACCAGGAAGCCTTTTTCCGCAGCGGGGACGTGAAGGATCTGCGGCCCATGATCCTGAAGGATATCGGTGCCATGACCGGGTTGGACATCAGTACCGTCAGCCGGGTAGCCAATAGCAAATTCGTCCAGACGGATTACGGGACCTACGGCCTGCGCGAGTTCTTCAGTGAAGGGATGACCAACCAGGAGGGCGAGGAAGTCAGCACCACCGAGATCAAGGATGTGCTCAAAAGCATCATCGACGAGGAAAACAAACGCAAACCACTCGCGGACGGAACCCTGCAAAAGGAACTGGCCAAACGCGGATACGAGATAGCTCGCCGGACGGTCGCTAAATACCGGGAGCAACTTGGCTTGCCGGTCGCCAGATTGCGCAAGGAGCTCTAG
- a CDS encoding glycosyltransferase: MVLALFLLAAVVQLAYWLFVLASAYRPKAQRKVDSLDQPAPVSVIVCFRNEAATLARLVNKILAQQYAVEFELVLVDDNSTDDSVAAIQPFLSSDPRVRLVTPGPTRPGKKDALSFGIQSARHDHLLLTDADCVPASPDWLRSMTQPLRDGKELTLGVSPYLASKSLLSRWQQFESVYVSLKYLGFARRGLPYMGVGRNLAYTRSFFERSGGFTSHADVASGDDDLLVSGNAEASSTASVTTAAAWAFSHPQPTWSAYLKQRARHQSTGVRYPKGVAAALTLLAASHGFFYLLGVAAILQGHAWPVLTLYLLRLIVQVFAYASPFQQLRQADHSGAAAGAEQGPSNWIGLISWVAFFDAWVGPAYLYLALAGGVGRKEW; encoded by the coding sequence GTGGTCCTTGCCCTCTTTTTGCTGGCCGCCGTCGTTCAATTGGCCTATTGGCTCTTCGTGCTGGCGAGCGCTTACCGGCCCAAAGCCCAACGTAAAGTCGATTCGCTGGATCAGCCAGCACCCGTATCCGTGATTGTCTGTTTTCGCAACGAAGCGGCTACGCTCGCGCGCCTCGTCAATAAGATTTTGGCTCAGCAGTACGCTGTTGAATTCGAATTGGTGCTGGTGGACGATAATTCCACGGATGATTCCGTCGCAGCCATCCAGCCGTTCTTATCGTCCGACCCCCGTGTCCGTTTAGTCACGCCTGGTCCTACGCGCCCCGGCAAGAAAGATGCGCTTTCCTTTGGCATTCAATCCGCCCGGCACGACCACTTGTTGTTGACGGATGCGGATTGTGTGCCGGCTAGTCCGGACTGGTTGCGGTCCATGACGCAGCCGTTGCGCGATGGGAAAGAATTAACCCTGGGCGTATCTCCTTATTTGGCCTCCAAATCTCTCCTGAGCCGGTGGCAGCAGTTTGAATCGGTATACGTCAGCCTCAAATATTTGGGGTTTGCGCGTCGGGGGTTGCCCTACATGGGCGTCGGCCGCAACCTCGCTTACACCCGTTCCTTTTTTGAGCGGTCTGGCGGCTTCACCAGCCACGCCGACGTTGCGAGCGGCGACGATGATTTGCTCGTGAGTGGGAACGCTGAAGCTTCGTCCACGGCTAGCGTTACTACGGCGGCGGCCTGGGCGTTCAGCCACCCACAACCTACCTGGTCGGCTTATTTGAAGCAGCGGGCGCGCCATCAATCCACGGGCGTTCGTTACCCGAAGGGGGTGGCGGCGGCCCTCACGTTATTGGCGGCTAGCCACGGTTTTTTCTACCTTTTGGGGGTTGCTGCAATCCTGCAGGGTCACGCTTGGCCGGTGCTTACGCTTTACCTCCTGCGCCTTATCGTGCAAGTTTTTGCCTACGCGTCACCTTTCCAACAATTAAGGCAAGCTGATCATTCGGGCGCTGCCGCGGGTGCGGAGCAAGGACCGAGTAATTGGATCGGGCTAATCTCTTGGGTAGCCTTCTTTGACGCCTGGGTGGGGCCGGCGTATTTGTACCTCGCGCTAGCGGGAGGGGTTGGGCGGAAGGAGTGGTAG
- a CDS encoding GNAT family N-acetyltransferase, with translation MPNPTDQVVNNEDEFRFEIVSGSQTSILDYRLGRKRIALVHTEVPDELQGQGLGSALVAFALQHAKDKGLMVLPYCPFVAAYLERHPEWSDIVAEI, from the coding sequence ATGCCTAACCCCACCGACCAGGTCGTCAACAACGAAGATGAATTCCGTTTCGAGATCGTCAGCGGCTCCCAAACTTCCATTTTAGATTATCGCTTGGGCCGTAAGCGGATCGCGCTCGTCCACACCGAAGTGCCTGATGAATTGCAGGGCCAGGGTCTCGGCTCCGCCCTCGTGGCTTTTGCCCTCCAACACGCAAAGGACAAGGGTCTGATGGTACTGCCGTACTGCCCCTTCGTCGCGGCCTACCTGGAACGCCACCCGGAATGGAGCGACATCGTCGCTGAGATCTAG